One window from the genome of Acinetobacter sp. ANC 7912 encodes:
- a CDS encoding 3-oxoacid CoA-transferase subunit A — translation MIDKSSASLVEALSQIKDGSTIMIGGFGTAGQPAELIDGLIELGVKDLVIVNNNAGNGDYGLAKLLKTGAVRKIICSFPRQSDSWVFDELYRAGKIELELVPQGNLACRIQAAGMGLGPIYTPTGFGTLLAEGKPTLNYEGKDYVLENPIKADFALIKAHKGDRWGNLVYRKSARNFGPIMAMAADVTIAQVAEVVELGELDPEHIITPGIFVQHVVQVQPVQ, via the coding sequence ATGATTGATAAAAGTTCTGCTTCACTGGTTGAAGCACTTTCACAAATCAAAGATGGATCAACCATCATGATTGGTGGTTTCGGTACCGCAGGTCAGCCTGCTGAACTGATTGATGGCCTGATCGAGCTTGGTGTAAAAGATCTGGTGATCGTTAACAATAATGCCGGTAATGGCGACTATGGCCTGGCGAAACTGCTGAAGACCGGCGCAGTTCGTAAAATTATCTGCTCTTTCCCGCGCCAGTCAGACTCATGGGTCTTTGACGAGCTGTACCGTGCCGGCAAGATCGAACTGGAACTGGTACCTCAGGGCAACCTGGCCTGCCGGATTCAGGCTGCCGGTATGGGACTTGGTCCAATCTATACTCCGACTGGTTTTGGTACCTTGCTGGCGGAAGGTAAACCGACCCTGAATTATGAAGGCAAAGATTACGTTTTAGAAAATCCAATTAAAGCGGATTTTGCACTGATCAAGGCACATAAAGGCGATCGCTGGGGCAATCTGGTCTATCGTAAATCGGCACGTAACTTCGGTCCAATCATGGCTATGGCGGCAGATGTGACTATTGCCCAAGTTGCTGAAGTCGTTGAACTCGGTGAGCTGGATCCAGAACACATCATTACCCCGGGCATCTTTGTCCAACACGTTGTCCAAGTACAACCGGTACAGTAA
- the pcaF gene encoding 3-oxoadipyl-CoA thiolase, translated as MKNAYIIDAIRTPFGRYAGGLAPVRADDLGAIPIKALMERNPSINWEKVDDVIFGCANQAGEDNRNVGRMSALLAGVPYQVPATTINRLCGSSLDAVAIAARAIKAGEANLIVAGGVESMSRAPFVMGKAETAYGRAQKIEDTTMGWRFINQKLKELYGVETMPETAENVATQFNINREDQDKFALTSQQRTAAAQAKGFFKNEIVPVVIPQRKGEPVVVDTDEHPRASTTLEGLTKLKPVVKADGTVTAGNASGINDGAAALLIASDEAVAEYGLKVRAKIIGSTVVGVEPRIMGFGPAPAIKKLLAQTGLTLDQMDVIELNEAFAAQALAVTRDLGLPDDAAHVNPNGGAIAIGHPLGASGARLVTTALNQLEQTGGKYALCSMCIGVGQGIALIIERV; from the coding sequence ATGAAAAACGCATATATCATCGATGCCATTCGTACCCCATTCGGTCGTTATGCCGGTGGACTGGCACCTGTTCGTGCCGATGACCTGGGTGCGATTCCGATTAAGGCTTTGATGGAACGTAACCCAAGTATCAACTGGGAAAAAGTAGATGACGTAATTTTCGGCTGTGCCAACCAGGCCGGTGAAGATAACCGCAACGTGGGTCGTATGTCCGCTCTGCTTGCAGGTGTACCTTATCAAGTGCCAGCCACTACCATTAACCGTCTCTGCGGATCCTCCCTGGATGCGGTAGCCATTGCGGCACGTGCCATTAAAGCAGGTGAAGCGAATTTGATTGTTGCCGGTGGTGTGGAATCCATGTCACGCGCCCCTTTTGTCATGGGTAAAGCGGAGACCGCTTATGGCCGTGCACAAAAGATCGAAGACACCACCATGGGCTGGCGTTTTATCAATCAAAAACTAAAAGAACTGTATGGCGTGGAAACCATGCCGGAAACTGCGGAAAATGTGGCAACACAGTTCAATATCAACCGTGAAGATCAAGACAAGTTTGCCCTGACCAGCCAGCAACGTACTGCAGCGGCACAAGCCAAAGGTTTCTTTAAAAATGAAATCGTGCCCGTGGTCATTCCTCAGCGTAAAGGCGAACCGGTTGTGGTAGATACCGATGAACATCCTCGTGCATCTACAACACTGGAAGGTTTAACCAAGCTAAAACCAGTTGTAAAAGCGGATGGAACCGTGACTGCCGGCAATGCTTCTGGCATTAACGATGGTGCAGCTGCATTACTGATTGCATCTGATGAAGCGGTTGCAGAATATGGTCTTAAAGTGCGTGCCAAAATTATTGGCTCAACCGTGGTCGGTGTAGAGCCACGTATTATGGGCTTTGGTCCGGCACCGGCGATCAAAAAGCTACTGGCCCAGACCGGTTTGACACTAGATCAGATGGATGTGATTGAGCTGAATGAAGCCTTTGCTGCACAGGCACTAGCCGTGACCCGTGACCTTGGCCTTCCAGATGATGCTGCGCATGTAAACCCGAATGGTGGAGCCATTGCCATTGGCCATCCACTCGGTGCTTCCGGTGCCCGTCTGGTGACCACTGCCTTAAACCAGCTGGAACAGACTGGCGGTAAATATGCTCTCTGCTCTATGTGTATCGGTGTGGGTCAAGGTATCGCGCTGATTATTGAACGTGTTTAA
- the benC gene encoding benzoate 1,2-dioxygenase electron transfer component BenC encodes MSNHNVALQFEDGVTRFISVAQGETLSDAAYRQKINIPLDCRDGACGTCRAFCESGSYDMPEETYIEDALTPEEAEQGYILACQCRPTSDAVFQIQASSDVCKTEIHQFQGTLACVENLSESTITFDIQLDEGQPDIHFLAGQYVNVGIPGTTETRSYSFSSKPGNRLTGFVVRNVPNGKMSEFLSKNAKAGDKMTFTGPFGSFYLRNVVRPVVMLAGGTGIAPFLSMLQVLEEKGSEYPVRLVFGVTNDFDLVALEQLDALQAKLPWFEYRTVVASPESSHERKGYVTGHIENEWLNGGDVDIYLCGPVPMVDAVRNWLSAEGIQPANFLFEKFSAN; translated from the coding sequence ATGTCAAACCATAATGTTGCACTTCAATTTGAAGATGGCGTCACCCGTTTTATCTCTGTTGCGCAAGGCGAAACGCTTTCCGACGCAGCTTATCGCCAAAAAATCAATATTCCCCTGGATTGCCGTGACGGCGCATGTGGCACTTGCCGCGCATTTTGTGAGTCTGGCAGCTATGACATGCCTGAAGAAACTTATATTGAAGATGCTTTAACCCCTGAAGAAGCAGAACAGGGCTATATTCTGGCGTGTCAGTGCCGTCCTACTTCTGACGCGGTATTCCAGATTCAGGCATCTTCTGATGTCTGCAAAACTGAAATTCACCAGTTCCAGGGTACGCTAGCATGTGTCGAAAACCTGTCTGAATCGACCATTACTTTTGATATCCAGCTGGATGAAGGCCAACCAGACATTCACTTCTTAGCTGGTCAATATGTCAATGTCGGCATTCCTGGCACCACTGAAACCCGTTCTTATTCATTTAGCTCCAAGCCAGGCAACCGTTTAACCGGTTTCGTGGTGCGCAATGTGCCGAACGGCAAAATGAGTGAATTCCTCAGTAAAAATGCCAAAGCCGGCGACAAGATGACGTTTACAGGTCCATTCGGCAGCTTCTACCTGCGTAATGTAGTGCGTCCAGTGGTGATGTTGGCAGGCGGTACCGGGATAGCCCCATTCCTGTCCATGCTCCAAGTTCTGGAAGAAAAGGGTTCAGAATATCCGGTACGTCTGGTCTTTGGTGTGACCAATGACTTTGACCTGGTGGCATTGGAACAACTAGATGCTCTGCAGGCCAAACTGCCATGGTTTGAATACCGCACTGTGGTCGCTAGCCCGGAATCTAGCCACGAGCGCAAAGGCTATGTCACTGGTCATATTGAAAATGAATGGCTGAATGGTGGCGATGTCGATATCTACCTGTGTGGTCCGGTACCAATGGTAGATGCCGTACGTAACTGGCTGTCAGCAGAAGGTATCCAGCCAGCTAATTTCCTGTTTGAAAAATTCTCAGCGAACTGA
- a CDS encoding DMT family transporter — MAISWIFFTLMAAFMQAWRNAFQKQLSTTVDIWGVTLARFLFGFPLAGLYIASLYHFKPVESVVHFTPKYWIYILIAGISQILATALMVQLFKQKNYAIGVGLAKSEAILAAIIGVIFLSDHLSVLAWIGVLIGGYAVFLLSKGNQLTGLSTMTLAIGIGSGLSFAITSLLVREASLELPMLPTIHRASWVLISVIGFQCISMLIYLSLFSRKTLVAMWQRLGLTFKVSFCSFMASLGWFTAMSMMSVPIVKTLGQIEILFSLLISAYFFKEKLARAEHWGLGLVVIAAMLVIWA; from the coding sequence ATGGCAATCAGCTGGATTTTCTTTACTTTGATGGCTGCCTTTATGCAAGCCTGGCGAAATGCCTTTCAAAAACAGCTCAGCACCACTGTTGATATCTGGGGCGTGACGCTAGCGCGTTTCCTGTTTGGATTTCCTCTGGCTGGACTTTATATCGCGAGTTTATACCACTTCAAACCGGTAGAAAGTGTGGTGCATTTTACCCCGAAGTATTGGATCTATATCCTGATTGCCGGTATCAGCCAGATTCTGGCAACCGCCTTGATGGTACAGCTGTTTAAACAGAAAAATTATGCGATTGGCGTTGGACTGGCAAAAAGTGAAGCGATTCTGGCTGCCATTATCGGAGTGATTTTCCTGTCAGATCATCTTTCTGTACTCGCATGGATCGGAGTACTGATCGGTGGTTATGCGGTATTTCTGCTCAGTAAAGGCAATCAGCTGACTGGTTTATCCACCATGACTTTAGCCATCGGAATCGGAAGTGGTTTAAGCTTTGCTATTACCTCGCTCTTGGTCCGTGAAGCCAGCCTGGAACTACCGATGTTGCCAACCATACATCGTGCTTCATGGGTACTGATTTCAGTGATTGGTTTCCAGTGCATCAGTATGCTGATTTACCTGAGCCTGTTTAGTCGAAAAACCTTAGTCGCCATGTGGCAACGTTTGGGACTTACTTTTAAAGTCAGTTTTTGTAGCTTTATGGCATCCCTCGGCTGGTTTACCGCCATGAGTATGATGAGTGTGCCAATCGTGAAAACCTTGGGACAAATCGAAATCCTGTTCAGTCTGCTAATTTCCGCTTATTTCTTTAAAGAAAAACTGGCGCGTGCCGAGCACTGGGGCTTGGGATTAGTGGTGATTGCAGCGATGCTGGTGATCTGGGCTTAA
- the benD gene encoding benzoate diol dehydrogenase BenD — MTERQRFLNKVVIVTGAAQGIGRGVAIQAATEGAQVVLADISDYVQETLAEIEATGGDAIIVKANLETYVGAEAVMAKALETYGRIDVLINNVGGAIWMKPFEEFSEEEIVKEVNRSLFPTMWCCRAVLPQMIKQQHGTIVNVSSIATCGIHRAPYSASKGGVNALTASLAFAYAKDGIRVNAVATGGTEAPPRKIPRNAKPLSEQEEQWMQDVVDQTKDRSHMKRYGTIQEQVNAILFLASDEASYMTGTIVPVGGGDQG, encoded by the coding sequence ATGACCGAACGTCAAAGATTTTTAAATAAAGTCGTAATCGTGACCGGTGCTGCCCAAGGCATCGGCCGCGGTGTAGCCATCCAGGCTGCTACTGAAGGCGCACAAGTAGTATTGGCCGATATTTCGGACTATGTGCAGGAAACCCTGGCAGAAATCGAAGCGACTGGTGGTGATGCCATCATCGTCAAGGCTAATCTGGAAACCTATGTTGGTGCCGAGGCTGTCATGGCCAAAGCACTGGAGACCTATGGACGTATTGATGTGCTGATCAACAATGTTGGCGGTGCGATCTGGATGAAACCTTTTGAAGAATTTTCTGAAGAAGAAATCGTCAAGGAAGTGAACCGTTCATTGTTCCCAACCATGTGGTGCTGCCGTGCAGTGCTACCGCAAATGATCAAGCAGCAGCATGGCACCATCGTGAATGTGTCCTCGATTGCGACTTGTGGCATTCACCGCGCGCCGTATTCAGCATCCAAAGGTGGCGTGAATGCGCTGACCGCTTCCCTGGCCTTTGCCTATGCCAAAGATGGTATCCGCGTGAATGCTGTGGCAACAGGTGGTACCGAAGCACCGCCACGCAAGATTCCACGCAATGCCAAACCGCTAAGCGAACAGGAAGAACAATGGATGCAGGATGTGGTCGACCAGACCAAGGATCGCAGCCATATGAAACGCTATGGCACGATCCAGGAACAGGTCAATGCCATTCTGTTCCTGGCTTCAGATGAAGCATCGTATATGACTGGAACTATAGTTCCTGTTGGTGGCGGCGATCAGGGTTAA
- the benB gene encoding benzoate 1,2-dioxygenase small subunit translates to MNAPANLNQVGIEQISQFLYHEARLLDDEQWDEWLTCYAPTASFWMPAWDDDDTLTQDPQSEISLIYYPDRQGLEDRVFRIKTERSSATMPDTRTCHNVNNIEVVERDGNKVTVRFNWNTLSYRYKTSYSYFGMSRYVIDFSGEQPQILSKYVVLKNDYINQVIDIYHI, encoded by the coding sequence ATGAATGCACCAGCAAATTTGAACCAGGTAGGCATCGAACAGATTTCCCAGTTCCTGTACCACGAAGCGCGTTTGCTGGACGATGAGCAATGGGATGAATGGCTGACCTGCTATGCTCCAACCGCTTCATTCTGGATGCCAGCTTGGGATGATGATGACACTTTGACCCAGGATCCACAGTCTGAAATCTCGCTGATTTATTACCCAGATCGTCAGGGTCTAGAAGACCGCGTGTTCCGGATCAAGACTGAACGTTCTTCAGCGACCATGCCAGATACCCGCACCTGCCACAATGTGAATAACATCGAAGTGGTTGAGCGTGATGGCAACAAGGTTACTGTCCGTTTTAACTGGAACACGCTGAGCTACCGCTACAAAACCAGCTACAGCTACTTCGGTATGTCGCGTTATGTGATCGATTTTTCAGGCGAACAACCACAGATTTTAAGCAAATATGTGGTGCTGAAAAACGATTACATCAACCAGGTGATCGACATTTACCACATTTAA
- the benA gene encoding benzoate 1,2-dioxygenase large subunit, which translates to MPRIPVINTSHLDRIDELLVDNFETGEFKLHRSVFTDQALFDLEMKYIFEGNWVYLAHESQIPNNNDYYTTYIGRQPIIIARNRNGELNAMINACSHRGAQLCRNKRGNKATYTCPFHGWTFNNSGKLLKVKDPVDAGYSDCFNKEGSHDLKKVARFENYKGFLFGSLNPDVLPLQEYLGETTKIIDMIVGQSEQGLEVLRGSSTYTYEGNWKLTAENGADGYHVSAVHWNYAATTQQRKEKQAGDNIRAMSAGSWGKQGGGSYGFENGHMLLWTQWANPEDRPNYPKAAEYTEKFGEAMSKWMIERSRNLCLYPNVYLMDQFGSQIRVLRPISVNKTEVTIYCIAPVGEEPEARARRIRQYEDFFNASGMATPDDLEEFRACQAGYAGIELEWNDMCRGAKHWVQGPDDAANEIGLKPKLSGIKTEDEGLYLAQHQHWLNMMKDAIAKEKQLAAAEQQGEVA; encoded by the coding sequence ATGCCACGTATTCCAGTAATTAATACCAGCCATCTTGATCGTATTGATGAATTACTTGTAGACAACTTTGAAACAGGCGAATTTAAGTTACATCGCTCTGTATTTACAGATCAGGCCCTGTTTGACCTTGAAATGAAATATATTTTCGAAGGTAACTGGGTTTACCTGGCACACGAAAGCCAAATTCCAAATAATAACGATTACTACACCACTTATATTGGCCGTCAGCCAATCATCATTGCGCGTAACCGCAATGGCGAACTGAATGCCATGATCAATGCCTGCTCGCACCGCGGTGCACAACTGTGCCGTAACAAACGCGGCAACAAGGCAACCTACACCTGCCCATTCCACGGCTGGACTTTTAACAACTCCGGCAAACTGCTGAAAGTAAAAGATCCGGTGGATGCCGGCTATTCAGACTGCTTCAACAAAGAAGGTTCGCATGACCTGAAAAAAGTGGCACGTTTTGAAAACTACAAAGGCTTCCTGTTCGGCAGCCTGAATCCAGACGTATTGCCATTGCAAGAATACCTGGGTGAAACCACCAAAATCATCGACATGATCGTGGGTCAGTCTGAACAAGGTCTGGAAGTGCTGCGCGGTTCTTCAACCTATACCTATGAAGGTAACTGGAAACTGACCGCTGAAAATGGCGCCGATGGTTATCACGTCTCTGCCGTACACTGGAACTACGCTGCAACCACCCAGCAACGTAAAGAAAAACAGGCCGGTGATAACATCCGTGCCATGAGTGCGGGTTCATGGGGTAAACAAGGCGGTGGTTCATACGGCTTTGAAAATGGCCACATGCTGCTCTGGACCCAGTGGGCGAATCCAGAAGACCGTCCAAATTATCCAAAAGCAGCAGAATATACCGAAAAATTCGGTGAAGCCATGTCGAAATGGATGATCGAACGTTCACGTAACCTGTGCCTGTATCCAAACGTCTATTTGATGGATCAGTTCGGTTCGCAAATCCGTGTATTACGTCCAATTTCTGTCAATAAAACTGAAGTGACCATTTACTGTATCGCGCCTGTCGGTGAAGAACCGGAAGCACGTGCACGCCGTATCCGCCAGTATGAAGACTTCTTTAATGCTTCTGGTATGGCTACTCCGGATGACCTGGAAGAATTCCGTGCCTGCCAGGCAGGTTATGCCGGCATCGAACTGGAATGGAATGACATGTGTCGTGGTGCCAAACACTGGGTACAAGGTCCAGATGATGCAGCCAATGAAATCGGCCTGAAACCAAAACTGTCAGGCATCAAAACTGAAGATGAAGGACTGTATCTGGCGCAGCACCAGCACTGGCTGAACATGATGAAAGACGCAATTGCAAAGGAAAAACAATTGGCAGCTGCTGAGCAACAAGGAGAAGTGGCATGA
- a CDS encoding DUF2971 domain-containing protein, with protein sequence MLACDVCAKGIQKEKSNDLKEFLNLQNISEYPFVHQDHNYIYLYKHVRFSNGSLAILKDGTIRFTPPAEFNDPFDCVYGISEDHFHSATELRSIIQKGGLPKVSPAKRILLARQVKHVQKKEMDDLSYFRKLHENFGVCCLNHNPLNILMWSHYAENHTGFLIEFKFSKKELQEGLELLNFLPIPVQYLSSIPIVSKVDRKNLESPAITNKVYLSKAIDWEYEKEFRILKHEIKNPIQKFPKEKLLCTVISGIKIEDSNKKLLKKICEEQKIPFYVAERIPNGYGINVPNHPRLDLLGLKRNK encoded by the coding sequence TTGCTAGCTTGTGATGTTTGCGCGAAAGGTATACAAAAAGAAAAATCTAATGACTTAAAAGAGTTTCTAAACTTGCAAAATATTTCTGAATACCCCTTTGTACATCAAGATCATAACTATATTTACTTATATAAGCATGTACGGTTTTCTAATGGATCGTTGGCTATTTTGAAAGATGGAACGATTCGTTTTACTCCACCTGCTGAATTTAATGACCCATTTGATTGTGTTTATGGTATTTCAGAAGATCACTTTCATTCCGCTACAGAATTGCGATCGATTATACAAAAAGGGGGATTACCAAAAGTTTCTCCTGCTAAAAGAATATTGCTAGCTCGCCAAGTAAAACACGTTCAGAAAAAAGAAATGGATGATCTGAGCTACTTTAGAAAACTACATGAGAATTTTGGTGTTTGTTGTTTAAATCATAATCCATTAAATATTCTCATGTGGTCACATTATGCAGAAAACCATACTGGTTTTTTAATAGAATTTAAATTTTCTAAAAAAGAACTCCAAGAGGGTTTAGAGCTTTTAAATTTTTTACCAATACCAGTCCAATATCTCAGTTCGATACCAATTGTTTCTAAAGTAGATAGGAAAAATTTAGAAAGCCCAGCAATTACAAATAAAGTGTATTTATCAAAGGCTATTGATTGGGAGTATGAAAAAGAATTTCGTATCTTAAAACATGAAATTAAGAATCCAATACAAAAATTTCCTAAAGAAAAATTGCTATGTACTGTTATTTCAGGAATCAAAATCGAAGACTCTAATAAGAAGTTATTAAAGAAGATTTGTGAGGAACAGAAAATTCCATTCTATGTAGCTGAAAGGATACCGAATGGTTACGGGATAAATGTTCCAAACCATCCGCGTTTAGATCTTCTTGGTTTAAAAAGAAATAAATAA
- the pcaD gene encoding 3-oxoadipate enol-lactonase: MPTFTSNDAQINYQTFGDASKPALVFSNSLGTKYSMWLPQIDHFQQDYYVICYDTRGHGGSEAPQGPYSLEQLGQDVVNLLDHLNIAKATFCGISMGGLTGQWLAIHKPERFSQVIVCNTAAKIGQEQAWQDRAALVREQGLTPIAATAASRWFTDPFIQSNPAVVAELSNDLGAGSPEGYANCCEALAKADVREQLSSIQIPVLIIAGQQDPVTTVADGQFMQQRIANSQLFEINASHISNIEQPEAFNRAVQNFLAA, from the coding sequence ATGCCAACATTTACATCGAATGATGCCCAGATTAATTACCAGACTTTTGGGGATGCTAGCAAACCTGCATTGGTATTTTCCAATTCACTGGGTACCAAATACAGCATGTGGCTGCCACAGATTGATCATTTTCAGCAGGATTATTACGTAATCTGCTATGACACCCGTGGTCATGGTGGTTCGGAAGCACCGCAAGGCCCATATAGCCTGGAGCAGTTGGGTCAGGATGTCGTGAATCTTCTGGATCATTTGAACATTGCAAAAGCTACATTCTGTGGTATTTCTATGGGTGGCTTAACCGGTCAATGGTTGGCGATTCATAAGCCAGAACGTTTTAGCCAGGTGATTGTCTGCAATACTGCAGCCAAAATTGGCCAGGAACAGGCATGGCAAGACCGTGCTGCGCTTGTCCGTGAGCAAGGTCTTACTCCGATTGCTGCAACTGCGGCATCACGCTGGTTTACCGATCCCTTTATCCAGAGCAACCCGGCAGTCGTTGCAGAACTTTCAAACGACCTCGGAGCTGGCAGCCCAGAAGGCTATGCAAACTGCTGTGAAGCTCTGGCTAAGGCGGATGTCCGCGAACAACTTAGCAGCATTCAAATCCCTGTGCTGATTATTGCGGGTCAGCAGGATCCGGTGACGACTGTTGCAGATGGTCAGTTTATGCAGCAACGTATTGCGAATAGCCAGTTGTTTGAAATCAATGCTTCGCATATTTCAAATATTGAACAGCCGGAAGCCTTTAATCGGGCAGTACAAAATTTTCTTGCTGCTTGA
- the benE gene encoding benzoate/H(+) symporter BenE — MTHLFQTLKDDWSISATVAGFLAVLISYSGPLIIFFQAAQQAQVSPAMMISWIWGISIAAAISSIYLSVKFKVPVVMAWSAPGTALLVTLFPEISLNEAIAAYITTAVVLFVIGITGYFDKLLALIPQSVAAGMMAGILVNFGLGLFTATENMPIIVTSMLLVFLIAKRFNPRYAMLWVLGVGLVLSLIFGKFQPVTMNFSIAIPQFIQPEWSWNSTLNLALPLILVSLSGQFLPGMSLLKLSGYNVPAKPIITTASITSLIFACFGAITTVLGSITAALCMGADAHEAKDKRYIAGICNGLFYILGGLFAGSIVLLFSLFPKELVAALAGLALLGAISSNLTVAMQTENQRESALITFLATASGMSLLGMSSVFWGICIGLLAHFVLSPKKSSLQTNLASDSKRA; from the coding sequence ATGACACACCTGTTTCAAACCCTGAAGGATGACTGGTCGATTTCAGCCACGGTGGCAGGATTTTTAGCCGTGCTGATTTCCTATTCCGGTCCCTTGATTATTTTTTTCCAGGCGGCTCAGCAGGCACAGGTCTCGCCTGCCATGATGATTTCATGGATCTGGGGCATTTCCATTGCTGCCGCCATTTCCAGCATTTACCTGTCGGTGAAGTTTAAAGTCCCGGTAGTGATGGCCTGGTCGGCACCGGGAACAGCCCTACTGGTGACCCTGTTTCCGGAAATTTCCCTGAATGAAGCCATTGCCGCCTATATCACCACGGCGGTGGTGTTGTTCGTGATAGGTATTACTGGCTATTTCGACAAATTACTGGCCTTGATTCCACAATCTGTCGCTGCCGGGATGATGGCTGGGATTTTGGTGAATTTTGGACTGGGGCTTTTTACTGCTACCGAAAACATGCCGATCATCGTGACCAGCATGCTGCTGGTATTCCTGATCGCGAAACGTTTTAACCCACGCTATGCCATGCTCTGGGTACTGGGTGTGGGGCTGGTCCTGAGTTTGATTTTTGGCAAATTCCAGCCTGTTACCATGAATTTCAGTATCGCTATTCCTCAATTCATCCAGCCGGAATGGAGCTGGAATTCTACCCTGAACTTGGCACTCCCACTGATTCTGGTCAGTCTGTCGGGCCAGTTCCTGCCAGGCATGAGTTTATTAAAACTGTCCGGTTACAACGTTCCAGCCAAACCGATTATTACCACTGCCAGTATCACCTCACTGATTTTTGCCTGTTTTGGCGCCATTACTACAGTGCTTGGTTCGATTACTGCAGCCCTGTGTATGGGTGCAGATGCGCATGAAGCCAAAGACAAACGCTATATTGCCGGTATCTGTAATGGCCTGTTTTACATCCTCGGTGGTCTGTTTGCTGGCAGCATTGTGTTGCTGTTTAGCCTGTTTCCAAAAGAACTGGTTGCTGCACTGGCTGGGCTGGCTTTACTCGGTGCAATTTCCAGCAACCTGACCGTGGCCATGCAAACCGAAAACCAGCGTGAATCTGCCCTGATTACCTTTCTGGCTACTGCTTCTGGCATGAGCCTGTTGGGCATGAGTTCCGTGTTCTGGGGCATCTGTATCGGCCTGCTGGCGCACTTTGTACTTAGCCCAAAGAAATCTTCACTGCAAACAAATTTAGCTTCTGATTCAAAACGTGCCTGA
- a CDS encoding 3-oxoacid CoA-transferase subunit B, whose product MSYIKLTRDQIAERVAQDIPDGAYVNLGIGLPTKIASYLPADKDVFLHSENGLLAFGPPPAKGEEDPELINAGKEFVTMLTGGAFFHHGDSFAMMRGGHLDIAVLGAFQVAENGDLANWHTGAPDAIPAVGGAMDLAVGAKKVFITTDHITKKGEPKIVAELTYPATGLKCVDRIYTDLCVIDVTAEGMKVIEKVEGLSFKELQSMTGAKLIDATQG is encoded by the coding sequence ATGAGCTATATCAAACTGACCCGTGACCAGATTGCTGAACGTGTTGCCCAGGACATTCCTGATGGTGCCTATGTTAACCTTGGTATTGGCTTGCCGACCAAGATTGCCAGCTATCTTCCTGCAGACAAGGATGTTTTCCTGCATTCTGAAAATGGCCTGCTGGCTTTCGGTCCGCCACCTGCCAAAGGTGAAGAAGACCCTGAACTGATCAATGCCGGTAAAGAATTTGTGACCATGCTGACCGGCGGTGCCTTTTTCCACCATGGCGATTCTTTCGCCATGATGCGTGGCGGTCACCTGGACATTGCGGTACTCGGAGCTTTCCAGGTCGCTGAAAATGGTGACCTGGCCAACTGGCATACTGGTGCACCGGATGCAATTCCTGCTGTCGGTGGCGCGATGGATCTGGCCGTCGGTGCCAAGAAAGTCTTTATCACTACCGATCACATCACTAAAAAAGGTGAACCGAAGATCGTTGCTGAACTGACTTATCCTGCCACTGGCCTGAAATGTGTAGACCGTATCTATACCGATCTGTGCGTGATTGATGTCACGGCTGAAGGTATGAAAGTCATTGAAAAAGTTGAAGGTCTGTCATTTAAAGAATTGCAGTCGATGACGGGTGCGAAACTGATTGATGCGACTCAGGGTTAA